CTGGTCGGGGCGGCAGGATTTGAACCTGCGACATCCTGCTCCCAAAGCAGGCACGCTACCAGGCTGCGTTACGCCCCGTTTTCAAGCTCTTTTTGAGTTGATGAAATGCCTGTGCCCGATGGCTGATCATGTTTTTCACTTCCGGCAGGAGTTGTGCCACTGTTATACCCCTTTCGGGCAGAAAAAATACCGGATCGTAACCGAAGCCCCCTTCTCCCACGGGTTTATCATGAATCTGTCCACGCAATTCACCCTCAAAGGATTCAAAGGTACCCTCCGGCCGGTAAAGCACCAATACACACCTAAAGGAGGCTCCCCTTTTTTCGGGGGGGACACCCCGCAAATTTTCGAGAAGTTTCTGTATGTTACTCTCATCTGTAGCATTTTTTCCAGAATATCTGGATGAATAAATACCCGGTTCTCCCCCCAGATAATCCACCTCCAGTCCCGAATCGTCGGCAAGGGCCATTTCACCGGTAAATTCTGAGACAATCCTTGCCTTCTTAAGGGCATTCTCTAAGAATGTTTTCCCATCTTCAATGATGTCGGGAATATCCTTATAGTCATTAAGTGAAAGGAGAACTACGGGAAGCCCCTCAAGCATGGCCTTAATTTCTTTTATTTTCCCATTGTTTTTGGAGGCAAATACAATCTTGATCAGAATAGAACCCCTCTTTCAAGTTTCAAGTCTAAAGACTTACGACTTATGACTTATGACTTCATTCTGGTCCTGAATAGTCTAAAAGTATTCTC
The window above is part of the Syntrophales bacterium genome. Proteins encoded here:
- a CDS encoding XTP/dITP diphosphatase; this translates as MVFASKNNGKIKEIKAMLEGLPVVLLSLNDYKDIPDIIEDGKTFLENALKKARIVSEFTGEMALADDSGLEVDYLGGEPGIYSSRYSGKNATDESNIQKLLENLRGVPPEKRGASFRCVLVLYRPEGTFESFEGELRGQIHDKPVGEGGFGYDPVFFLPERGITVAQLLPEVKNMISHRAQAFHQLKKSLKTGRNAAW